The Sulfitobacter sp. SK011 genome contains the following window.
AGTTTGTATCAGTCCAAAGACAGTGGTGGCGTAACTGTAGCTATGTTGCGCGCTTTTATAACTTTAAGCAAAACTTTGAATTTAACTAAGGCATGCGACGAACTGAAAACAACGAGACAGACTGTGCGACGGCACATCAATGACCTCGAAAGGATCAAGGGACAGCCACTATTTGTAGTTGAAAATCGCGAATATTCGATGACACCTTTTGGAAAGGCGTCAGTTGCAGACGCTGAGACCATATTAAGGCACATCGAAACCTGGTCGGGCCAGTCTCAGGTCACCAAGCAAAGTTCGCAATGGCTGGAAGTGAGCAGCTATCTCGACCCTGACGGACGTGAGTTTTTTTCCCAGCAGCAGCCTATGTTTCGGCTGGCCTCCAACGGCCTGCCCATTATGAAGACCGCCCTTGGTGCCTGGGGGATGGCTCAAACGCAAATCGAAGATCCTGCGATGGCCGACGTCAGGCCCTATCTGGTGATCTACAGAAAGGGCGTGAACGGTTGGGTTTTTGTCGAAGTGGGCAAGAGTTCAGCTTATGCAAAATGGTTTGGATGGGCTTGGTCAAAAAGCGCCATCGGAAAACTGATGCAGGAAGACAACGTTGGCGATGATTTCAATGAATTCATCTCTGGGGCTTATTCACGCATCTACGGCGAAGGGGGTGTTCGCCTTGATCACCTTTATGCCTATCTTCCGAAAGAAGACAGCGACGAGGTGATACCGGTCAGTTTTCAACGCTTGTTGATGGGCTGCGTCTTTCCTGATGGGACTCCAGGTCTTGGCGTTCTGGTTCTAATCACGAACGATATCGAAATCGATGCTCTTGAGTCTGTGGATGTTCCTGGCGTACCGCAGGAACTTGTCATGGACTTCGAACTTTAGTTGGTCTTTGTGTTAAATATAAATGTGGGGCAAGTACCCCATTTAAATGAAAAATTCTGTTAAGGCCGAGTAGGTCAATACAAGGGAAAGCTAATGTCAGCACTCGGCCTATACAACACGATCAATAGCGTCTCGGGCATTATCAAGAAGCTTGAAGAAGCAGGGATGCGTGTTGAGATCGGAGACGACTTTGCGGCTTACCGAAGGATACGGAACTTACAGAAAGACCGATCAGGACTGTATCCGATGTTCGATGTTACTTGTTCTTACGTCGATCAGTC
Protein-coding sequences here:
- a CDS encoding LysR family transcriptional regulator codes for the protein MYQSKDSGGVTVAMLRAFITLSKTLNLTKACDELKTTRQTVRRHINDLERIKGQPLFVVENREYSMTPFGKASVADAETILRHIETWSGQSQVTKQSSQWLEVSSYLDPDGREFFSQQQPMFRLASNGLPIMKTALGAWGMAQTQIEDPAMADVRPYLVIYRKGVNGWVFVEVGKSSAYAKWFGWAWSKSAIGKLMQEDNVGDDFNEFISGAYSRIYGEGGVRLDHLYAYLPKEDSDEVIPVSFQRLLMGCVFPDGTPGLGVLVLITNDIEIDALESVDVPGVPQELVMDFEL